A region of Bacillus cabrialesii DNA encodes the following proteins:
- the nagE gene encoding N-acetylglucosamine-specific PTS transporter subunit IIBC: MLSFLQKLGKSFMLPIAVLPAVGIILALGREDVFNIPFVYQAGTAVFDHLPLIFAIGIAIGISKDSNGAAGLSGAISYLMLDAATKTIDKTNNMAVFGGIVAGLIAGYTYNRFKDTKLPEYLGFFSGRRLVPIITAIITIILAGIFGAVWPPIQSGINAFGEWMLGLGGIGAGIFGLFNRLLIPLGLHHVLNNIFWFQFGEYNGVTGDLARFFAKDPTAGTYMTGFFPIMMFGLPAACLAMVVTAKPSKRKATAGMMIGFALTAFITGITEPIEFAFMFLSPLLYAVHAVLTGLSLFIVNWLGIRSGFSFSAGAIDYVLSYGIAEKPLLLLFVGICYAAVYFIVFYVLIKALNLKTPGREDDDIDEVLDENTVQDVNENIMLKGLGGKENLQTIDHCATRLRLTVKDTALVNEALLKKAGAKGVVKSGGQSVQVIIGPNVEFAAEELRAAVK; this comes from the coding sequence ATGCTTTCATTTTTACAAAAGCTTGGCAAGTCATTTATGCTCCCGATTGCGGTTCTGCCTGCGGTTGGAATTATCCTTGCGCTTGGCAGGGAGGATGTTTTTAATATTCCGTTTGTCTATCAAGCAGGGACGGCGGTTTTTGATCATCTGCCGCTTATTTTCGCGATTGGTATTGCCATCGGCATTTCAAAGGACAGCAATGGAGCCGCGGGTTTATCAGGGGCAATATCGTATCTGATGCTTGATGCGGCGACAAAGACAATTGATAAAACAAACAACATGGCGGTATTTGGGGGAATCGTTGCCGGATTAATTGCCGGTTACACTTATAACCGTTTCAAGGATACAAAGCTGCCTGAATATCTTGGATTCTTCAGCGGCAGACGGCTTGTGCCGATTATAACAGCCATTATTACGATTATTTTAGCCGGCATATTCGGAGCCGTCTGGCCGCCGATTCAATCGGGCATTAACGCGTTTGGGGAATGGATGCTTGGGCTCGGCGGCATCGGGGCTGGCATATTCGGCTTGTTCAACAGGCTGTTAATTCCGCTTGGCCTTCACCACGTGCTGAACAATATTTTCTGGTTCCAGTTCGGAGAATATAACGGAGTGACAGGAGATCTGGCGCGCTTCTTCGCGAAAGATCCGACTGCGGGCACATATATGACAGGATTCTTCCCAATCATGATGTTCGGTCTTCCGGCGGCGTGTTTGGCTATGGTTGTAACTGCAAAGCCGTCAAAACGGAAAGCGACGGCGGGAATGATGATCGGGTTTGCCCTGACTGCGTTTATCACAGGGATTACGGAGCCGATTGAGTTTGCATTTATGTTTTTATCTCCGCTTTTATACGCTGTTCACGCGGTCTTAACCGGGCTGTCTTTATTTATCGTCAACTGGCTCGGCATCCGTTCAGGTTTTTCTTTCTCAGCCGGAGCCATTGATTATGTGCTCAGCTACGGAATCGCGGAAAAACCGCTGCTTCTGCTTTTTGTAGGTATATGCTATGCGGCAGTATACTTTATTGTGTTTTATGTACTGATTAAGGCATTGAATTTAAAAACGCCGGGACGGGAAGATGATGACATTGATGAAGTGCTGGATGAAAACACCGTTCAGGATGTCAATGAAAACATCATGCTGAAAGGGCTCGGAGGAAAAGAAAACCTTCAAACCATTGATCATTGCGCCACAAGGCTGAGGCTGACTGTGAAGGATACCGCTTTAGTAAATGAAGCGCTGCTCAAGAAAGCAGGCGCAAAAGGAGTCGTCAAATCAGGCGGGCAATCGGTTCAAGTGATCATTGGG